atCAATATAACTGcatatattaacttttttttgttcgtAACTTTCTTtaattcatagaaaacataTGATATGAGTGGgaccttcttttttttctcaacgATCCATGTTCTCTCAGTTATTTCCTTTTacaacttttttattttcttttagtaatcttttttatattatagtaTTTTCATATTATAGTTTGAAAATACAGTATGTCGGTGGTGAGCAATAACAAGGGTAACAAAtcattttaataagataaaacaaaatatatatccgCTCttcaaaacaataaaacaataagataaaacaaaaaataagggcggatcaaaatctaatattctattaaaataatattatagttataGGTGtaatccaactattttaatagaatagactaaaatttttattaatcatctaataaaaataatataagaagACATATTTATgactaaaaacacaaatataaaaaataatttctaaaaaaataccCCCGCCTTTTTACGGGcggactagattttgacccgccctttaaaagacgggtatatttttattttaatttaattctcatatttgtgttttgtgactatatatttatattttatttgtaatcatatttgtgtataaatcttaatcaaaatatattgtattaaataatagcaatttaaaaatttatacgaaatattgccggtcgaacccgccaaTCCGCGGGTATATTGCCGGTCAAACCCGCCAACCCGAgggtttcagtttttttttggtcaaaaatatgacccatacaacccgcaaacaaataatttttaccGGCACCCACGCCGTTTAATTTTTCCATCATTCGCAggttataaaatttttaaagctaattatttaatttaattattaaaaaaatataaaacaatatatttttaataaaaatatatattttaaaaaatttaaattgttttttaaattaccatatttttaaaaaagtgtttaattttttttttaaatatttttcgggTCGGCGGATAcccgcaatccaaaatctaccaacccgGCACCCACCCTGATTTTTAAATGAACATATTTTATCATAAGTTTCCTTAAAGTCTAGATTCTGACCCCCCCCCcccttaatatatttttggtaactatattaaatatttcaagtTACATAGCTATATACTTGTGtcatatgcatttcagaaaaaaaattaaaactttatttctaaagtttacaacatattatactttcttagtagttacctaacatagttagtcaagaatattcgtACCTAAAACCCCGATTCAGAATCGACcagaaaatcaaagtctcatactcagtgttttgaaactcAATCCGGATCCGCAGTTGAACCGGTAAATCTGGTGACCCAAAATAAATCCGGTTtaggttttgtgaaaaacctaatatttaaaaacccagTGAACCCACAAAAGTTCACTAAAATCCGGTtgccggttgaaccactggttgaactaAAAGATAacctttacttctttttttagttttgaaaatctattttatataattttaataaagaaattagtttttttttaattttttttatcgacAATTTATTAATAACGTTTTACTTCTGGTTTACTttggatttgaaatttaattttattattcacatataaatatttatgaatttttaagttttgatattatttgttagatgtcataaattaacttgttacaaaaaaaataatttgaactatttttgatattttttctatCATGAATTAAATGCTATTAATTattattgataatatatatacagaatGATATTAGGCattgaaaaatcaaaacatctAATGTATGAATTGTTTGCTGTCAATGATTGTAGTTGAATATTCTTgctttgcatatatatatatatatatatatatatatagttaatgtatACGTGATTTTTTcacaataaaataaagaaatccCGAAACTGTAGGAAGTAAAGGGAGGAAGTTATAAAATATCACGTCTCATTATTCATATATACTGAAGTTAATTATTTTGGCAGCCAAATTTGGcagttatttaatttaaataagatGTATTAAAAGTGTATTAAAAgggagttataaaatttaaaaggtggacacaacttttatcaatagggcaaactgcagaattaatagaatatattacactctagtttattttattaaaaaaacataatgacctattgatatatgtgtggtccaactatataatacaattattaaaattattattaatcatttaagaaaaagtATTAtacatagaaaacataaatatgattaaaaatacaaatataaaaataatataaaatcccTTACAATTGTTCAATATTTATTcaatacaaataatttaaaattttggtccAAGATACATATATAGCATCCAATACTGATGTATTCACAATCTTTTGAGATGGATCATGAAAATTTGAGAAATATATGTCATTCTTTAATTACTTCTAAACCCTCCTTAAAATCCATGGGAATGCTCTCGGATGAAAATTTGAGAtgcttcatttttcttttccatCAACTAGAATAAGAAGGATAAAAGTAAGACTTGAAAAAAGTGTATACCAATGTAGCAAGTGGGAAAGGTATATTATATTTGTTCTTCATCGGTGTGCAACGTTTTCATTATTGAACTTGTATAGTTAATTAATAATGCCAGGAAGTGTGTACCGCAGTACATTGATGACTAAATCTAGATGATTTATTTAAACCCTCTCCAAGCTCCTCCATTCAGACCCAACCAAAGTTTGCTTTATAAAAAAGGTAGAGGCCATGAGCAACAAGAGGATCAGAGACGATGAGAAAGGATTGGTAATGAAGCTTTTTCAGGACGTCGGAAGTGTTGGTCCGGCCTTAGCACTCGGCGCTGGTTGTGGGTTTGGTTTCGGCGCCGGTCTTATCGGAGGATACGGACCAGGAGTTCCTAAACTGCAGTTTGGGCTTGGGTTTGGAGCTGGATGTGGAATCGGTATAGGAATTGGCTATGGTGTTGGTAGAGGCGCCGTGTTCGATCACGATCGGGCCTTTTATAACGTCATCGACTATCTCTGGTGGAAGATGGTTCTATAGAATCACAAGGTTACCAAATCAATAAGAAGTCCTTCTCTTATTCAATCACTCAAACAATCAATAGCTTTAAGAACAATACTCTCAAGCCTTTAAGTTAAACTCAACAATAAAACTCACAACTAATATTGTCACATTCGACAACATATATATAAGAGAGTAAATATCCTATTCCTAGTTGATAATCATATAATGATCTTTATCCTTCAAGATCATAAAACAACTAGGATTTATTCAAACATAAATCATTGCTTAAGCTTCAAGCTAACtccaacaatctccccctt
The Raphanus sativus cultivar WK10039 chromosome 1, ASM80110v3, whole genome shotgun sequence DNA segment above includes these coding regions:
- the LOC108858597 gene encoding protein TRIGALACTOSYLDIACYLGLYCEROL 5, chloroplastic-like; the protein is MSNKRIRDDEKGLVMKLFQDVGSVGPALALGAGCGFGFGAGLIGGYGPGVPKLQFGLGFGAGCGIGIGIGYGVGRGAVFDHDRAFYNVIDYLWWKMVRSIYY